One Nonomuraea angiospora DNA segment encodes these proteins:
- a CDS encoding MarR family winged helix-turn-helix transcriptional regulator, whose amino-acid sequence MTARRDLAEMMHPLLQSLVAAELPVLAAHGVSMWGYAVLGALDDGSVRTQAALAEAIGADKTRIIGTLDKLQAAGLITRDPDPRDRRARILTITAEGREVRRSVRAEIQANEERLLARLPAADRHGFLRALEALHRLPREQITERSPLDRRPNRRPNAAHDR is encoded by the coding sequence GTGACGGCCCGCCGCGATCTCGCCGAGATGATGCATCCTCTCCTGCAGTCGCTCGTCGCGGCGGAGCTGCCCGTGCTGGCGGCGCATGGGGTCTCCATGTGGGGCTACGCCGTGCTGGGCGCCCTGGACGACGGCTCCGTACGTACCCAGGCCGCCCTGGCCGAGGCGATCGGCGCCGACAAGACCCGCATCATCGGCACCCTCGACAAGCTGCAGGCGGCCGGGCTGATCACCCGTGACCCCGACCCGCGCGACCGCCGCGCGCGGATCCTCACGATCACCGCCGAGGGCCGCGAGGTGCGCAGGTCGGTGCGGGCCGAGATCCAGGCGAACGAGGAGCGCCTGCTCGCCCGCCTGCCCGCGGCCGACCGCCACGGCTTCCTGCGCGCCCTGGAGGCGCTCCACCGGCTGCCCCGCGAGCAGATCACCGAGAGGTCTCCGCTCGACCGGCGGCCCAACCGGCGACCGAACGCGGCCCACGACCGCTGA